Proteins co-encoded in one Montipora capricornis isolate CH-2021 chromosome 12, ASM3666992v2, whole genome shotgun sequence genomic window:
- the LOC138026637 gene encoding uncharacterized protein, translating into MIFSCISPFTLQHIAFVQSIAFDVQPAHLKDTHPMNTPGLSSAFHKYDHRKQREELLKKSYTMYYHGKPVEDNASLQEANAQRPQAQRRPSVYNQRAKGGFKFWLERDPMVTKIPLCSKYTFGSKGTFHGLGNAPRN; encoded by the exons ATGATATTCAGTTGTATATCTCCTTTTACGTTACAGCACATTGCGTTTGTACAGAGCATAGCATTTGATGTACAACCAGCTCATTTGAAAGATACCCATCCCATGAACACTCCAGGTCTCTCCAGTGCGTTTCACAAATATGACCACAGAAAACAAAGAGAGGAGCTATTAAAAA AGTCGTACACAATGTACTATCATGGAAAACCAGTAGAGGATAACGCTTCTCTTCAAGAAGCAAATGCGCAAAGACCTCAAGCTCAAAGACGTCCGTCTGTTTACAATCAGCGTGCTAAAGGAGGATTTAAGTTCTGGCTTGAACGAGACCCGATGGTCACGAAAATTCCAC TGTGCTCTAAGTACACCTTTGGCTCTAAGGGCACTTTTCATGGATTAGGAAATGCTCCGAGAAACTGA